One genomic segment of Hemibagrus wyckioides isolate EC202008001 linkage group LG08, SWU_Hwy_1.0, whole genome shotgun sequence includes these proteins:
- the LOC131357470 gene encoding C-C motif chemokine 13-like produces MKMSHVFLVLGFVLILTLYSDAQPLTMETFSHPEPCCFNFFTEKINHKNILNVKMTGSHCPQQGYIIATPKHSSLCVREITVNGQD; encoded by the exons ATGAAGATGAGTCATGTGTTTCTGGTCCTGGGCTTCGTCCTGATCTTGACGCTCTACTCAGACGCTCAGC CTTTAACTATGGAAACTTTCTCACACCCTGAGCCCTGCTGTTTCAActtcttcactgaaaaaattaATCACAAAAACATCCTGAACGTTAAAATGACAGGATCACACTGTCCACAGCAAGGCTACAT tatcgCCACTCCTAAGCACTCCAGTCTGTGTGTTCGTGAAATCACCGTCAATGGACAAGATTAA